Proteins from one Deltaproteobacteria bacterium genomic window:
- a CDS encoding amidohydrolase family protein, which translates to MSERYLDLGAGRGLHLKDGVIAAVDVFVPGQGSKVEILDARGGALTAGRVCAHTHLYSGLAPFGLPAPEPKPESFVQILERLWWRLDRALDAPSLRASARYYGAMALLSGTTTLIDHHESPAFIEGSLDVLADASRELGFRLLTGYGATDRNGGPEEGARGLAECARFFRAVEGEDRLVGTVALHASFTCSDETVRAAGELCRELGAVMHVHLAEDGADVEDAKARGHAGVLQRLLALEALPPGSILAHGIHLSEEEVEQAAEAGCWFVQNPRSNEGNAVGYAASLIAAEKVALGTDGYPAVMGEEEEALLRLAAEQGEEEVGEAHLRLENGQWLASELFGGTFGDLAEGARADLVVWEDDPGGAVRHVLVAGEPVVLDGRLVGAKLEAIEEEARREAERLWARMRAL; encoded by the coding sequence ATGAGCGAGCGCTACCTCGATCTCGGCGCGGGCCGGGGTCTGCACCTGAAGGACGGCGTCATCGCCGCGGTGGACGTCTTCGTCCCGGGCCAGGGCTCGAAGGTCGAGATCCTCGACGCCCGGGGCGGCGCCCTGACCGCGGGAAGGGTCTGCGCCCACACCCACCTCTACTCCGGGCTGGCCCCCTTCGGCCTGCCGGCGCCCGAGCCGAAGCCCGAGAGCTTCGTGCAGATCCTCGAGCGCCTCTGGTGGCGGCTCGATCGCGCCCTGGACGCGCCCAGCCTCCGGGCCTCGGCCCGCTACTACGGGGCGATGGCCCTGCTCTCGGGCACCACCACCCTGATCGATCACCACGAGTCGCCGGCCTTCATCGAGGGCTCCCTCGACGTGCTGGCGGACGCCTCCCGGGAGCTCGGCTTCCGCCTGCTCACCGGCTACGGCGCGACGGATCGCAACGGCGGCCCCGAGGAGGGCGCCCGGGGCCTGGCGGAGTGCGCCCGCTTCTTCCGCGCCGTCGAGGGCGAGGATCGCCTGGTGGGCACCGTCGCCCTCCACGCCTCCTTCACCTGCAGCGACGAGACCGTCCGCGCCGCCGGCGAGCTCTGCCGGGAGCTCGGCGCGGTGATGCACGTGCACCTGGCCGAGGACGGCGCCGACGTCGAGGACGCGAAGGCCCGCGGCCACGCGGGCGTGCTGCAGCGGCTGCTCGCGCTCGAGGCCCTGCCGCCGGGGTCGATCCTCGCCCACGGGATCCACCTCTCGGAGGAGGAGGTCGAGCAGGCCGCGGAGGCCGGCTGCTGGTTCGTGCAGAACCCCCGCTCCAACGAGGGCAACGCGGTGGGCTACGCGGCGAGCCTCATCGCGGCCGAGAAGGTGGCCCTGGGCACCGACGGCTACCCGGCGGTGATGGGGGAGGAGGAGGAGGCGCTCCTGCGCCTGGCCGCCGAGCAGGGCGAGGAGGAGGTGGGCGAGGCCCACCTGCGGCTGGAGAACGGCCAGTGGCTGGCCTCGGAGCTCTTCGGCGGCACCTTCGGTGATCTCGCCGAGGGCGCCCGCGCCGATCTCGTCGTCTGGGAGGACGATCCCGGCGGCGCGGTCCGCCACGTGCTGGTCGCCGGCGAGCCCGTGGTGCTCGACGGGCGCCTCGTCGGAGCCAAGCTCGAGGCGATCGAGGAGGAGGCGCGGCGCGAGGCCGAGCGGCTGTGGGCGCGGATGCGAGCGCTCTAG
- the xdh gene encoding selenium-dependent xanthine dehydrogenase, giving the protein MAIHFELNGTRQEVEPREGESLLSLLRDRLGLSSPKNGCEPQGQCGCCLALIDGQPKTTCTIPAQRADGKAIVTLEGVPEEERRLLARSFVAAAGLQCGFCIPGIVLRTHHLLAQSPDPSREEIAKALDVHLCRCTGYLKLFEAVELAARALRGEVDPQPLAAGGVGEAVARHQGEALALGERPYVDDLRREGMLFGAVHLSAHARATVRAIDTRAAEAMEGVVRVATAADVPGERFHGLLHQDWPGFVAVGETTRCVGDVLAVVAARDPQTARRAAAAIAVDYEVHPPVVDVHEAMRPDAPRVNDRHPGNLLSISKIVLGDAEAALRGSAHRVEGTWRTQRIEHAFLEPEAAFAEPREDGTLYLATQGQGIFDDRRQVAAFLGVPEAEVFVELFPNGGAFGGKEDLSIQPQTALLARLTGRPVKLTLTREQSIRMHPKRHPIELRYEAGCDAEGRLTAVRARLIGDTGAYASVGEKVLRRAAGHACGPYRVPTLDVEAAAVMTNNPPCGAMRGFGVNQASFAMEGVLDALAEAAGLDPFELRRRNVVEVGDTLTSGQRLEKSVGIGECLERLRPAYEAARAAGKAVGVACGIKNSGIGNGAVEHGRTRLRVEADGTVALYNGFTEMGQGLSTLLQQFAAEVTGLPSSRFVPRTDTSFELGCGQTTGSRGTLLSGRAVIAAAEQLRDDLAAGATLESLAGKTYRGEIEITDTHPLGKKVERPKTHTTYGFAAQLVILDAEGRLEKVVAAHDVGRVVNPDLCVGQIQGAVHMGLGHALSEELPCVDGMPIATRLREIGVLRARDMPEVEVHLVEAHEPEGPFGAKGVGEIGLVPTAGAVAAALFAFDGVRRRTLPMKDSPAGRAITVGRIRARIPREEWR; this is encoded by the coding sequence TTGGCGATCCACTTCGAGCTCAACGGAACGAGGCAGGAGGTCGAGCCCCGCGAGGGCGAGTCCCTCCTCTCCCTCCTGCGCGATCGCCTCGGCCTCTCCTCTCCGAAGAACGGCTGCGAACCCCAGGGGCAGTGCGGCTGCTGCCTGGCCCTGATCGACGGCCAGCCCAAGACGACCTGCACGATCCCGGCGCAGAGGGCCGACGGCAAGGCGATCGTCACCCTCGAGGGGGTGCCCGAAGAGGAGCGGCGGCTGCTCGCCCGCAGCTTCGTCGCGGCCGCCGGCCTGCAGTGCGGCTTCTGCATCCCCGGCATCGTCCTGCGCACCCACCACCTGCTCGCGCAGAGCCCCGATCCCTCCCGGGAGGAGATCGCGAAGGCCCTCGACGTCCACCTCTGCCGCTGCACCGGCTACCTCAAGCTCTTCGAGGCGGTGGAGCTCGCCGCCCGGGCGCTGCGCGGCGAGGTGGACCCGCAGCCCCTCGCCGCGGGGGGGGTGGGCGAGGCCGTGGCCCGCCACCAGGGCGAGGCCCTGGCCCTCGGCGAGCGCCCCTACGTCGACGACCTGCGCCGCGAGGGGATGCTCTTCGGCGCCGTGCACCTCTCGGCCCACGCCCGGGCGACGGTGCGCGCCATCGACACCCGCGCCGCCGAGGCGATGGAGGGCGTCGTGCGGGTGGCCACGGCGGCGGACGTCCCGGGCGAGCGCTTCCACGGCCTGCTGCACCAGGACTGGCCGGGCTTCGTGGCGGTGGGCGAGACCACCCGCTGCGTCGGCGATGTGCTGGCGGTGGTGGCGGCCCGCGATCCCCAGACCGCGCGCCGCGCCGCCGCCGCGATCGCCGTCGACTACGAGGTGCACCCCCCCGTGGTCGACGTGCACGAGGCGATGCGGCCCGACGCCCCGAGGGTGAACGATCGTCACCCCGGAAATCTCCTCTCGATCTCGAAGATCGTCCTGGGCGACGCGGAGGCCGCGCTCCGGGGCAGCGCCCACCGGGTGGAGGGCACCTGGCGCACCCAGCGCATCGAGCACGCCTTCCTCGAGCCCGAGGCCGCCTTCGCCGAGCCGCGCGAGGACGGCACCCTCTACCTGGCCACCCAGGGCCAGGGGATCTTCGACGACCGGCGGCAGGTGGCGGCCTTCCTCGGGGTGCCCGAGGCGGAGGTCTTCGTCGAGCTCTTCCCCAACGGTGGCGCCTTCGGCGGCAAGGAGGACCTCTCGATCCAGCCCCAGACGGCGCTGCTGGCGCGGCTCACCGGGAGGCCGGTGAAGCTCACCCTCACCCGCGAGCAGTCCATCCGGATGCACCCCAAGCGCCACCCGATCGAGCTGCGCTACGAGGCCGGCTGCGACGCCGAGGGGAGGCTGACGGCGGTGCGGGCGAGGCTGATCGGTGACACCGGGGCCTACGCCTCGGTGGGGGAGAAGGTCCTGCGCCGGGCGGCGGGCCACGCCTGCGGCCCCTACCGCGTGCCCACCCTCGACGTGGAGGCCGCCGCGGTGATGACCAACAACCCGCCCTGCGGGGCGATGCGGGGCTTCGGGGTGAACCAGGCCTCCTTCGCGATGGAGGGCGTCCTCGACGCGCTCGCCGAGGCCGCCGGCCTCGACCCCTTCGAGCTGCGCCGCCGGAACGTGGTGGAGGTCGGCGACACCCTCACCAGCGGGCAGCGGCTCGAGAAGTCGGTGGGCATCGGCGAGTGCCTCGAGCGCCTGCGGCCCGCCTACGAGGCGGCCCGGGCGGCCGGCAAGGCCGTGGGGGTCGCCTGCGGGATCAAGAACAGCGGCATCGGCAACGGCGCCGTCGAGCACGGCCGCACCCGCCTGCGGGTCGAGGCGGACGGCACCGTCGCCCTCTACAACGGCTTCACCGAGATGGGGCAGGGGCTCTCGACCCTGCTCCAGCAGTTCGCCGCCGAGGTGACCGGGCTGCCCTCCTCGCGCTTCGTGCCCCGCACCGACACCTCCTTCGAGCTCGGCTGCGGCCAGACCACCGGCTCGCGGGGCACCCTCCTCTCCGGGAGGGCGGTGATCGCGGCGGCCGAGCAGCTTCGCGACGACCTCGCCGCCGGGGCGACCCTGGAGAGCCTGGCCGGGAAGACCTACCGGGGCGAGATCGAGATCACCGACACCCACCCCCTGGGCAAGAAGGTCGAGCGCCCCAAGACCCACACCACCTACGGCTTCGCGGCCCAGCTGGTGATCCTCGACGCCGAGGGCCGGCTGGAGAAGGTGGTGGCCGCCCACGACGTCGGGCGGGTGGTGAACCCCGACCTCTGCGTGGGTCAGATCCAGGGCGCGGTGCACATGGGCCTCGGCCACGCCCTCTCCGAGGAGCTCCCCTGCGTGGACGGGATGCCCATCGCCACCCGCCTGCGGGAGATCGGCGTGCTGCGCGCCCGGGACATGCCCGAGGTCGAGGTGCACCTGGTCGAGGCCCACGAGCCGGAGGGCCCCTTCGGCGCCAAGGGGGTGGGGGAGATCGGGCTGGTGCCCACCGCCGGCGCGGTGGCCGCGGCCCTCTTCGCCTTCGACGGGGTGCGGCGCCGCACGCTGCCGATGAAGGACTCGCCCGCCGGGCGGGCGATCACCGTGGGGAGGATCCGCGCGCGGATCCCCCGGGAGGAGTGGAGATGA
- a CDS encoding amidohydrolase family protein, which yields MIGARLFALVPLLVTLGCAGHLPRLVKLPAKEPGTIFFEGVRVFDGEDLLPGPQDVLVRKGKIAFVGPAGTVPPPEGATRIPGAGRTLLPGLWDSHLHLGGAQGELPWDARLPDLRRQLEGLVYSGVTSAVDAGRSLDVQKLHRRIRRGKVVGPHLISFSRVLTKKEGHPIPLIRTFLPWPVSSIGIKRSVREIDSVEEAGPAVAREITSSQTPWVKIVYNSIPDDAAHLSFEELEALILAAHAGGRRVGVHVGTPREAKEAAAAGADLLMHTPWTAELTETVLLALQEGGAPVITTSQIQGSVDRAVRGELDPFELEQAVADPERLARLGPKPRGYREEVFSPEYLEKLAVWDRRLGENLLRLFEAGIPQLVGTDASVPGLYQGPALHRELEALVALGLPPLEVLRRATSRPAAFFEPQGKRGRVERGHLADLLLVEGNPLENITDTRRIVGVWVGGRRAERLTPAHVAEAR from the coding sequence ATGATCGGTGCCCGCCTGTTCGCTCTCGTCCCCCTCCTCGTGACCCTGGGCTGCGCGGGGCATCTGCCCCGCCTGGTGAAGCTCCCGGCCAAGGAGCCGGGGACGATCTTCTTCGAGGGGGTGCGGGTCTTCGACGGCGAGGATCTCCTCCCGGGACCGCAGGACGTGCTGGTCCGCAAGGGGAAGATCGCCTTCGTCGGCCCCGCCGGGACCGTGCCGCCCCCCGAGGGCGCGACGAGGATCCCGGGAGCCGGGCGCACCCTCCTGCCGGGGCTCTGGGACAGCCACCTCCACCTCGGCGGCGCGCAGGGTGAGCTGCCCTGGGACGCCCGCCTGCCGGACCTGCGCCGTCAGCTCGAGGGCCTGGTCTACTCGGGGGTGACCTCGGCGGTGGACGCCGGACGCAGCCTCGACGTCCAGAAGCTCCACCGGCGCATCCGCCGCGGGAAGGTGGTCGGCCCCCACCTGATCTCCTTCTCCCGGGTCCTCACCAAGAAGGAGGGGCACCCGATCCCCCTCATCCGGACCTTCCTCCCCTGGCCGGTCTCGTCCATCGGCATCAAGCGCTCGGTGCGGGAGATCGACTCGGTGGAGGAGGCGGGCCCGGCGGTGGCGAGGGAGATCACCAGCAGCCAGACCCCCTGGGTGAAGATCGTCTACAACTCGATCCCCGACGACGCGGCGCACCTCTCCTTCGAGGAGCTCGAGGCGCTCATCCTGGCCGCCCACGCCGGTGGGCGGAGGGTCGGCGTCCACGTCGGCACCCCCCGGGAGGCGAAGGAGGCGGCCGCCGCCGGCGCCGACCTCCTGATGCACACCCCCTGGACCGCGGAGCTCACCGAGACAGTGCTCCTGGCGCTGCAGGAGGGTGGCGCCCCGGTGATCACCACCTCCCAGATCCAGGGCTCCGTCGACCGCGCCGTGCGCGGCGAGCTCGACCCCTTCGAGCTCGAGCAGGCGGTGGCGGACCCCGAGCGCCTCGCGCGGCTGGGGCCCAAGCCCCGGGGCTACCGGGAGGAGGTCTTCTCGCCGGAGTACCTCGAGAAGCTCGCCGTCTGGGACCGCCGGCTGGGGGAGAACCTCCTCCGCCTCTTCGAGGCCGGCATCCCCCAGCTGGTGGGCACCGACGCCAGCGTGCCGGGGCTCTACCAGGGCCCGGCCCTGCACCGGGAGCTGGAGGCGCTGGTGGCCCTCGGCCTCCCGCCCCTGGAGGTCCTGCGCCGGGCGACCTCCCGGCCGGCGGCCTTCTTCGAGCCCCAGGGCAAGCGCGGCCGCGTCGAGCGGGGCCACCTCGCCGATCTGCTCCTGGTCGAGGGCAACCCCCTCGAGAACATCACCGACACCCGGCGCATCGTCGGGGTGTGGGTCGGCGGCCGCCGGGCCGAGCGCCTGACACCGGCGCACGTCGCCGAGGCGCGCTAG
- a CDS encoding outer membrane protein transport protein — protein sequence MRKAPLRTAIIALCLQATVASAGGFEFPDHAATAMSRGGSAVAATEGTSAIYYNPAGLADLDGLQLMLDGELALMSTSFQRKADDGSGNFVNVGQQVSNSRNPWVAPFGAVSYQVLDGLTVGIAGYGPSAFAWQRYPDPRDLQPTAWDGDYSNDPTDYTATEQGAPQRYNLIDSSILLAFPSIAVAYRPVKWVSFGATGQALMGGTSFSMALYAGLAAGEDPASDAIGSLDVKARPTFTSILGLQVHPLDELSVGVSWRPGFTVASDGTLDLQFSDGLAGLAELLGQDLEQTGNTTTFYNDFPDVIRLGVAYRGKGWLAEIGGTYEGWSRVEAFDVTTDEIVVWMGDEQIEVPPISIPKNWDDTLSFRLGGAFALGELLGKDLPLTVRAGYVFETGAIPDSTMALDFISAPRNQLTLGASYDLGPITVNAAATRIFQKTVEVTTSEVPQVAAPPPGFPPYEGSMVGNGTYAANYTLFILGVEGHFLAAD from the coding sequence ATGCGGAAGGCTCCGCTTCGGACCGCGATCATTGCCCTTTGCCTGCAGGCCACCGTGGCCAGCGCGGGCGGCTTCGAGTTCCCCGACCACGCCGCGACGGCCATGAGCCGGGGGGGCAGCGCGGTCGCCGCCACCGAGGGGACCTCGGCGATCTATTACAACCCGGCCGGGCTCGCGGACCTCGACGGCCTGCAGCTGATGCTCGACGGCGAGCTGGCCCTGATGAGCACCTCCTTCCAGCGCAAGGCGGACGACGGCAGCGGCAACTTCGTCAACGTCGGCCAGCAGGTGAGCAACTCCCGCAACCCCTGGGTCGCTCCCTTCGGGGCGGTGAGCTACCAGGTCCTCGACGGGCTGACCGTCGGCATCGCCGGCTACGGGCCCTCCGCCTTCGCCTGGCAGCGCTACCCGGATCCCCGGGACCTCCAGCCCACGGCCTGGGACGGCGACTACAGCAACGATCCCACCGACTACACGGCGACCGAGCAGGGCGCGCCCCAGCGCTACAACCTGATCGACTCCTCGATCCTCCTGGCCTTCCCCTCCATCGCCGTGGCCTACCGGCCGGTGAAGTGGGTCTCCTTCGGCGCCACCGGCCAGGCCCTCATGGGCGGCACCTCCTTCTCGATGGCCCTCTACGCCGGCCTCGCCGCGGGTGAGGATCCGGCCAGCGACGCCATCGGCTCCCTCGACGTGAAGGCCCGGCCCACCTTCACCTCGATCCTCGGCCTGCAGGTCCACCCGCTGGACGAGCTCTCGGTCGGCGTGAGCTGGCGGCCGGGCTTCACCGTCGCCTCCGACGGCACCCTCGATCTGCAGTTCTCCGACGGGCTGGCCGGCCTGGCCGAGCTGCTGGGTCAGGACCTCGAGCAGACCGGCAACACCACGACCTTCTACAACGACTTCCCCGACGTGATCCGGCTGGGCGTCGCCTACCGGGGCAAGGGCTGGCTCGCCGAGATCGGCGGCACCTACGAGGGCTGGTCCCGGGTCGAGGCCTTCGACGTCACCACCGACGAGATCGTGGTCTGGATGGGGGACGAGCAGATCGAGGTCCCGCCGATCTCGATCCCCAAGAACTGGGACGACACCCTCTCCTTCCGCCTCGGCGGCGCCTTCGCCCTCGGCGAGCTGCTCGGCAAGGACCTGCCCCTGACCGTGCGGGCCGGCTACGTCTTCGAGACCGGGGCCATCCCCGACTCCACGATGGCCCTCGACTTCATCTCCGCGCCCCGCAACCAGCTCACCCTGGGCGCCAGCTACGACCTCGGGCCCATCACGGTGAACGCCGCCGCGACCCGCATCTTCCAGAAGACCGTCGAGGTGACCACCTCCGAGGTCCCCCAGGTCGCCGCGCCCCCGCCGGGCTTCCCGCCCTACGAGGGCTCGATGGTCGGCAACGGCACCTACGCGGCGAACTACACCCTCTTCATCCTCGGCGTGGAAGGTCACTTCCTCGCCGCGGACTGA
- a CDS encoding class I SAM-dependent methyltransferase: MDDFVGRLRKQQKKLRKWAKRTGTDAWRVYDRDIPGHRYIVEWYAGQVRLLWLPSGQERRGVPTGGEAPAREAIAACAEALEVPEEAVHLAIKAPKAWRQEQYEVRARTGRRHVVTEAGLKFWVNLDDYLDTGLFLDHRETRARVGAEARGKRVLNLFCYTGSFSVHAAAGGAQRVTSVDLSNTYLDWAEDNFALNDLPTETHDFLRSDVLRWLFQGTDRYDLIVLDPPAFSASKKMESDFEVQRDHQALLRGVRQRLEGAGTLYFSANYRSFDPAEGAFDDFEIEELTPGSIPEDFRDKKIHRCFRGTPRKKAGVRP; encoded by the coding sequence ATGGACGACTTCGTCGGCCGGCTGCGCAAGCAGCAGAAGAAGCTGCGCAAGTGGGCGAAGCGCACGGGGACCGACGCCTGGCGGGTCTACGATCGTGACATCCCCGGGCACCGCTACATCGTGGAGTGGTACGCGGGGCAGGTGCGCCTGCTCTGGCTGCCCTCGGGTCAGGAGCGGCGGGGCGTGCCCACCGGGGGCGAGGCGCCGGCCCGGGAGGCGATCGCGGCCTGCGCCGAGGCGCTGGAGGTCCCCGAGGAGGCGGTACACCTCGCGATCAAGGCGCCGAAGGCCTGGCGCCAGGAGCAGTACGAGGTGCGGGCCCGCACCGGGAGGCGCCACGTCGTCACCGAGGCGGGCCTGAAGTTCTGGGTGAACCTCGACGACTACCTCGACACCGGCCTCTTCCTCGATCACCGGGAGACCCGGGCGCGGGTGGGCGCCGAGGCCCGCGGCAAGCGGGTGCTCAACCTCTTCTGCTACACCGGCAGCTTCTCGGTGCACGCGGCGGCGGGCGGGGCCCAGCGGGTGACCTCGGTGGACCTCTCGAACACCTACCTGGACTGGGCTGAGGACAACTTCGCCCTCAACGATCTCCCCACCGAGACCCACGACTTCCTGCGCTCGGACGTCCTGCGCTGGCTCTTCCAGGGGACCGACCGCTACGACCTGATCGTCCTCGACCCGCCGGCCTTCTCCGCCAGCAAGAAGATGGAGAGCGACTTCGAGGTGCAGCGCGATCATCAGGCCCTGCTGCGGGGCGTGCGCCAGCGCCTGGAGGGCGCGGGCACCCTCTACTTCTCGGCCAACTACCGCAGCTTCGATCCCGCCGAGGGCGCCTTCGACGACTTCGAGATCGAGGAGCTCACGCCGGGGAGCATCCCGGAGGACTTCCGGGACAAGAAGATCCACCGCTGCTTCCGCGGCACGCCGAGGAAGAAGGCTGGGGTCAGACCCTGA
- a CDS encoding NTP transferase domain-containing protein, with translation MPGSAPSLFTILLAGGRSRRTGELLGPKGLVELRGVPFLLRQVQALRTLGLMPVVVTGFHHEAYAGALAGAAARIVRNPDPDRGPFSSLQCGLELCLKDRGFSGGLFVLPLDVPVPSGRVFEILREGGGGTHAAIPTHQGRGGHPVWLPRPIAENLLAVADGPDARLDRQLSAWAGRGAVRRLAVPDGDVLLDLNTEGAWRAYLDLHD, from the coding sequence ATGCCCGGCTCGGCCCCCTCCCTCTTCACGATCCTCCTCGCGGGTGGACGCTCGCGCCGGACCGGCGAGCTGCTGGGACCCAAGGGGCTGGTCGAGCTGCGCGGGGTGCCCTTCCTCCTGCGGCAGGTGCAGGCCCTGCGGACCCTGGGGCTGATGCCGGTGGTGGTGACCGGCTTCCACCACGAGGCCTACGCCGGGGCGCTGGCCGGGGCGGCGGCGAGGATCGTCCGGAACCCGGATCCCGATCGTGGTCCCTTCTCCTCCCTCCAGTGCGGGCTCGAGCTCTGCCTGAAGGATCGCGGCTTCTCCGGGGGGCTCTTCGTCCTGCCCCTCGACGTCCCGGTGCCGAGCGGCCGGGTCTTCGAGATCCTGCGCGAGGGCGGGGGCGGCACCCACGCGGCCATCCCCACCCACCAGGGCCGCGGCGGGCACCCCGTCTGGCTGCCCCGGCCGATCGCCGAGAACCTGCTGGCGGTCGCCGACGGGCCCGACGCCCGCCTCGACCGGCAGCTCTCGGCCTGGGCCGGGCGCGGAGCCGTCCGGCGGCTGGCCGTCCCGGACGGAGACGTGCTCCTCGATCTGAACACCGAGGGTGCGTGGCGAGCCTACCTCGACCTACACGACTGA
- a CDS encoding MBL fold metallo-hydrolase, which translates to MGIFVKFWGTRGSIPTPGPRTRRYGGNTSCVEIRFGETLLICDGGSGLRELGIDLQRRGGGPVEAHLFFSHMHWDHIQGFPFFPPVYDPRSTIHIYDASGDSRGFEGLLGNQMQAAYFPVEFRDLGATLVNHAVTGDFEVDGIAVTIFEQTHPGASWAYGFEKDGVRIVYATDHELDKDLEDTELPSREPNALRPVRPAFLEFARGADLLIMDSQYTDEEYPFKVGWGHPRASTAVDAALGAGVKRLALYHHDPMHTDSEVENIVEDCRARAARGSEELEVFAAREGVELRLAR; encoded by the coding sequence ATGGGCATCTTCGTGAAGTTCTGGGGGACCCGGGGCTCCATCCCCACCCCCGGACCCCGGACCCGGCGCTACGGCGGCAACACCTCCTGCGTGGAGATCCGCTTCGGCGAGACCCTGCTCATCTGCGACGGCGGCTCCGGCCTGCGCGAGCTGGGCATCGACCTGCAGCGCCGGGGCGGCGGCCCGGTCGAGGCGCACCTCTTCTTCAGCCACATGCACTGGGACCACATCCAGGGCTTCCCCTTCTTCCCGCCGGTCTACGACCCCCGCTCGACCATCCACATCTACGACGCCTCCGGCGACAGCCGGGGCTTCGAGGGGCTCCTGGGCAACCAGATGCAGGCGGCCTACTTCCCGGTCGAGTTCCGGGACCTGGGCGCCACCCTGGTGAACCACGCGGTCACCGGCGACTTCGAGGTGGACGGGATCGCGGTCACCATCTTCGAGCAGACCCACCCGGGCGCCTCCTGGGCCTACGGCTTCGAGAAGGACGGGGTGCGGATCGTCTACGCGACGGATCACGAGCTCGACAAGGACCTCGAGGACACCGAGCTGCCCTCCCGCGAGCCCAACGCCCTGCGGCCGGTGCGGCCGGCGTTCCTCGAGTTCGCCCGGGGCGCCGACCTCCTCATCATGGACTCGCAGTACACGGACGAGGAGTACCCCTTCAAGGTGGGCTGGGGTCACCCCCGGGCCTCCACCGCCGTGGACGCGGCCCTCGGCGCCGGCGTGAAGCGCCTGGCCCTCTACCACCACGACCCGATGCACACCGACAGCGAGGTGGAGAACATCGTCGAGGACTGCCGCGCCCGCGCGGCGCGCGGCAGCGAGGAGCTCGAGGTCTTCGCCGCCCGGGAGGGCGTGGAGCTGCGCCTGGCGCGATGA
- a CDS encoding FHA domain-containing protein, whose translation MAMGGDHDPGDGKKAPDESWEDQTATNNGLDLGQLRTGARIFVLHQDTGPDAPQDHMLVGDQTIVGRSTEADIQIDAADLSRKHMLLYRDGDLYHCKDLDSRNGVHLNGTLIASATLQDGDVLQLGSVIFFFRETR comes from the coding sequence ATGGCGATGGGCGGGGATCACGATCCCGGGGACGGCAAGAAGGCCCCGGACGAGAGCTGGGAAGACCAGACCGCGACGAACAACGGTCTCGACCTCGGCCAGCTCCGGACGGGTGCGCGGATCTTCGTCCTGCACCAGGACACCGGCCCGGACGCCCCCCAGGACCACATGCTGGTGGGCGACCAGACGATCGTCGGCCGCTCCACCGAGGCCGACATCCAGATCGACGCCGCCGACCTCTCCCGCAAGCACATGCTGCTCTACCGGGACGGCGACCTCTACCACTGCAAAGACCTCGACAGCCGCAACGGGGTCCACCTCAACGGCACCTTGATCGCCTCCGCGACCCTCCAGGACGGGGACGTCCTGCAGCTCGGGAGCGTCATCTTCTTCTTCCGGGAGACCCGCTGA